One window from the genome of Scatophagus argus isolate fScaArg1 chromosome 13, fScaArg1.pri, whole genome shotgun sequence encodes:
- the LOC124068958 gene encoding transmembrane protein 69-like, whose product MIRFASVRRIISEVPVWRCLHQITKAPPRITSADRSLSIKPVSWPASRLCHGDSRSTSERADSKGGFSLRALSQSPKPALYLGFSGLIPFLSAPLLMAASHSFYPELAYAQVVYGASIVSFLGGARWGFAIPAGSPAQPDWKNLGNSVVPSLLAWLALVCKDNIAEGALVVIMGLGLSLHYDLILLPGYPSWFKAMRTILTLVATFSLVATLTIKQFYPEKKLNKIQN is encoded by the exons ATGATTAGATTTGCATCCGTAAGACGCATAATTTCAGAG GTTCCAGTATGGAGATGTCTTCATCAGATAACCAAAGCACCACCCAGAATAACCTCCGCTGACAGATCGTTGAGCATCAAGCCCGTGAGCTGGCCTGCCTCACGTCTTTGTCACGGGGATTCACGAAGCACCTCAGAGAGGGCCGACAGCAAAGGGGGGTTCAGTTTGAGGGCCCTCAGCCAGTCTCCCAAACCAGCTCTATATCTCGGTTTCTCTGGCCTCATCCCTTTCCTGTCTGCCCCTCTCCTGATGGCTGCCTCACACTCTTTCTACCCTGAACTGGCATACGCTCAAGTGGTCTATGGAGCCTCTATAGTCTCCTTCCTTGGAGGTGCCCGCTGGGGGTTTGCCATTCCTGCTGGTAGTCCTGCACAGCCTGACTGGAAGAACTTGGGGAACAGTGTTGTGCCTTCACTTCTGGCTTGGCTGGCACTGGTCTGTAAGGACAATATCGCAGAGGGAGCCCTGGTAGTTATTATGGGACTGGGTCTTTCTCTGCACTACGACCTGATCCTGCTACCTGGCTATCCCTCCTGGTTCAAAGCCATGCGAACTATCCTCACTCTGGTCGCTACTTTCTCATTAGTGGCTACCCTGACAATTAAACAATTCTACCCGGAGAAGAAGCTCAACAAAATTCAGAACTGA
- the LOC124068955 gene encoding actin-binding protein IPP, translating to MSSTSVSTSTCGGDAAIASDQALLASDRYARLILAQMNKMRLRTDFCDVGLKVGGRVFRVHRLVLAASSPYFSALFSGGMREADKEEVQILGVETEVFEVLLDFIYTGMISVTVENVQELMVAADMLQLNEVVSICGEFLKGHMDPSNCVGIFQFLEQIACMDMLEFTENYIHVHFLEVCVTDEFRGLLKDQLVRLLRSEELRIEDEYQVFTAAMDWVLQDVAKRKKHIVEVLEPVRFPLLSPQRLFKYIEGITDFSLRVALQTLLKEYTEVTKSPKENKMFSQLQPAKMRPRRKARKYLYAIGGYTRLQGGRWSDSRALSCVERFDTFNQYWTTVSSLHQARSGLGVAVLEGMIYVVGGEKDSMIFDCTERYDPVTKQWAAVASLNFPRCGVGVCPCHGALYALGGWIGSEIGKTMERYDPEENKWEVIGSMAVPRYYFGCCELQGFIYVIGGISDEGMELRSAEVYDPISRRWSALPVMVTRRAYVGVACLNNCIYAVGGWNEALGALETVEKYCPEEEKWVEVAPMSTARAGVSVSAVNGLLYAVGGRAASRDFSAPVTVDSVEIYDPHLDTWTEVGNMITSRCDGGLAVL from the exons ATGTCCTCCACCTCTGTGTCAACATCCACTTGTGGTGGTGATGCTGCCATTGCGTCCGATCAGGCTCTGCTGGCCTCAGACCGCTACGCCAGACTCATCCTGGCCCAGATGAACAAGATGCGGCTCCGCACCGACTTTTGTGACGTGGGGCTGAAAGTTGGCGGCCGGGTCTTCAGGGTCCACCGACTGGTGCTTGCTGCTAGCAGTCCATACTTCTCCGCTCTGTTCTCTGGGGGGATGAGGGAGGCTGATAAAGAGGAGGTGCAGATCCTTGGAGTTGAGACTGAAGTCTTTGAGGTTTTGTTGGACTTCATATACACAG GCATGATCAGTGTGACAGTGGAGAATGTTCAGGAGCTGATGGTGGCAGCAGACATGCTGCAGCTGAATGAGGTGGTGTCTATCTGTGGAGAGTTTCTCAAGGGCCACATGGACCCATCCAACTGTGTGGGCATTTTTCAGTTCCTAGAGCAGATTGCCTGTATGGACATGTTGGAGTTCACTGAGAACTACATCCATGTTCACTTTCTGGAG GTGTGTGTCACAGATGAGTTCAGGGGCCTATTGAAGGATCAGCTGGTGAGGCTGCTGAGAAGTGAAGAGTTGAGAATTGAGGATGAGTACCAGGTATTCACTGCAGCCATGGACTGGGTTCTCCAAGATGttgcaaagaggaaaaaacataTAGTGGAGGTGCTGGAACCAGTCCGCTTTCCGTTGTTGTCCCCACAGAGACTGTTCAAGTACATAGAGG GTATTACAGACTTCAGCCTGCGGGTGGCACTGCAGACTCTGCTAAAGGAATACACTGAAGTCACAAAGTCtcccaaagaaaataaaatgttcagtcaGCTACAACCAGCCAAGATGAGACCCAGAAGAAAAGCCAGGAAATACCTCTATGCCATAG GAGGCTACACTCGGCTGCAGGGCGGCCGCTGGAGTGACAGTCGGGCGTTGAGCTGTGTGGAGCGCTTTGACACCTTTAACCAGTATTGGACCACTGTGTCATCCCTGCACCAGGCTCGCAGCGGGCTGGGAGTCGCAGTACTGGAGGGCATGATCTATGTGGTGGGAG GGGAGAAAGATTCAATGATTTTTGACTGCACAGAGAGATATGACCCGGTGACCAAGCAGTGGGCCGCTGTAGCGTCTCTAAACTTTCCTCGCTGTGGAGTTGGTGTCTGTCCCTGCCACGGAGCTCTGTATGCACTTG GTGGTTGGATTGGCTCTGAGATTGGGAAGACCATGGAACGATACGACCCAGAGGAGAACAAGTGGGAGGTCATTGGCAGCATGGCAGTTCCCCGTTACTACTTTGGCTGCTGTGAGCTACAAG GGTTTATTTATGTGATTGGAGGAATCAGTGATGAAGGGATGGAGCTACGCTCAGCTGAGGTGTATGACCCCATATCCCGTCGATGGAGTGCCCTGCCCGTCATGGTCACACGTCGAGCCTATGTGGGCGTTGCATGCCTCAATAACTGCATCTACGCGGTCGGCGGCTGGAATGAAGCACTGGGTGCTTTGGAGACAGTGGAGAAGTACTGCCCAGAAGAG GAGAAATGGGTTGAAGTGGCCCCGATGTCTACAGCTCGTGCaggtgtgtcagtgtcagcagtGAATGGGCTGCTTTACGCTGTCGGGGGCAGGGCCGCCAGCAGAGATTTCTCTGCCCCTGTGACGGTGGACTCGGTGGAAATCTATGACCCTCATCTGGATACCTGGACTGAAGTCGGCAACATGATTACCAGCCGCTGTGATGGTGGACTGGCTGTGCTCTGA